TCGCGGAATCGGCCAATCCGCTGACCCGCATCGCGTGGAACGACGCGCGCAACGCCGCGCTCGCGGCCGGCATCGCGAAGAGCGCCTACCTTCCGCAACTGTCGGCGGCAGCGATGGGCCTGTACGCCGACGCGCACGGCTCCTCCACGTCGGCGCTCGGCGATTCGTCGGCGACTGCATCGGGGCATGGCGAAACCTCGGTGCTCGCGTTGAACTGGCTGCTGTTCGATTTCGGCGGACGCGCCGCGCGCGTCGAGGCGGCATCGCAGGGCTCGGTGATCGCCAACATCGGTTTCACGGCCGTTCACCAGCAAGTGATCTTCGACGTCAGCGTCGCGTTTTACAGCTATCAGGCGGCACGCGCCCGCATTGACACGACAAGGCAAGGGCTCGACAACGCCGAGGCGATCCTCGCCGCCGCGCAGTCGCGCTACAAGCATGGTGTCGGCACCGTCATCGAAGTCGCGCAGGCCAATCAGAACCGCGCCCAGGCGAAGCTCGCCTTGGTCCAGGCCCAGGGCGCCGAAAGCAACAGCTATCTGATGCTGATCTCCGCGATGGGCATCTCGCCGCTGTCGAAACCGAGAATCGCGACGCTGCCCACCCACGCGCTACCCGCCACCATGAACGACTCGATCGAACAGATCGTGTCGTCCGCGATCGCGCGACGCCCCGACGTCTTGAGCGCGTACGCGGCCGAGCGGGTCAATCTCGCGAGGGTGAAGGCCGCCGAATCGGAGTTCATGCCGAAGGTGTTCGTGTCGGCGTCGGGCGCGTACCACACCGGCAGCTCGTCGATCTCGGCGGTGCCGGCCATCGGTCAGCAACTGCCGACCGTGAACCTGAGCGGCGGGCATTACGGCGGCAGTGTGATCGTTGGCGTCACGATTCCGATTTACGACGGCGGTTTGCGGTCGGCGGTGCTCGCGCAGGCGCGCAACGACGCCGACAGCGCGACCACCCGCCTCGCCCGCAGTCGTGAAGAAGCGGTCCGGCAGATCGTCGCCGCGCAGAACACGTTGCAGACTAGCCTGAGCGCGCAGGCTGCCGCGAAAGAGTTGCTCGCCGCCGCGCAGACCACTTACGACGCCGCGTTCGACGCCTACCGCCACGGCGTCGGCTCGGTCACCGACGCGCTGCTCGCGCAGAATCAACTGCTGGCGGCAAAGAATGCCGATGCGGATAGTTATAGCGGCGCGTTGTCGGCGGCCGCGGCGCTTGCGCTGGCGACGGGGTCGGTCGATTCGATTCCGACGCAGGGAAGCTGGTGATCGAAAGCGCGCGTTCAGGCGTGAC
This genomic stretch from Paraburkholderia bryophila harbors:
- a CDS encoding TolC family protein yields the protein MRRFNAPFALAILATASLAGCATSSLDMAPDSPDRPWQPRTDASGAIVPGPAGASGASGAAGAAGAAGAAGASSAAGASHALGASGVSATPSGGYTLPANPALAAVPPPPALEQAHDYSLPELIDLAESANPLTRIAWNDARNAALAAGIAKSAYLPQLSAAAMGLYADAHGSSTSALGDSSATASGHGETSVLALNWLLFDFGGRAARVEAASQGSVIANIGFTAVHQQVIFDVSVAFYSYQAARARIDTTRQGLDNAEAILAAAQSRYKHGVGTVIEVAQANQNRAQAKLALVQAQGAESNSYLMLISAMGISPLSKPRIATLPTHALPATMNDSIEQIVSSAIARRPDVLSAYAAERVNLARVKAAESEFMPKVFVSASGAYHTGSSSISAVPAIGQQLPTVNLSGGHYGGSVIVGVTIPIYDGGLRSAVLAQARNDADSATTRLARSREEAVRQIVAAQNTLQTSLSAQAAAKELLAAAQTTYDAAFDAYRHGVGSVTDALLAQNQLLAAKNADADSYSGALSAAAALALATGSVDSIPTQGSW